In Falco peregrinus isolate bFalPer1 chromosome 9, bFalPer1.pri, whole genome shotgun sequence, the genomic stretch GTGACCTCAAGGTAAAAGATTGCCTGGCCCGTCCCTCGTCCCTCGGGGTGGCCAgtcctcccagcccagctccactCTCCAGTTAAGGTGTGAGAACCAGGGGGAATAAAAATGGCCAGACAGGGATGGAAATGGCCATCACCACCTCTCTCAGCTCTTGCTGTTTGAAACTGGAGCTGGATTCATTCTGGGTAGGAAACAACTTTCCCATCCTGCCAAAAACAAAGGTATTTCAAAGTTTCCCAAAGCCGGGGTGTTTCCAGAAGTCTCATGAAAAACAGCCGGCAGCCACCCCAAAGTGTCCAACAGCTACGGGAGACCTGAGATGTCTCCTTTTCATCTCAGGGCTCTTGGCCTTTCCAAGCTGGGTGTCTTTCCAGCTTTCCTACCAGTGCTGCCCACCCTCCATggacagccctgctcccctgcagtGGGCAGCCAAGCCAGGAGTGCCCAGAAGCAAAGGGAACATCCTCCTCACCAAGGTATGGAGTTGGGCTCGCCCTAGACCCACGATTTCACTGTTGATGACCCAGGACCGCCCAGGTGCTCCCAGGCAAAGATGCACGTCTAGACCCTGATCTGACTCCAGCCAGCTCTAGGGACGGTGTTCCACACACAGCGTAAAGAAGGAGAGAGTCTCAAGCAAATGAAAGGGATGGAGGGAGAATACGGCCTATATCCATCACAGCTGGATGCAATTTCAGCTGAGCGGGGTGCACACATGAGAACTTTGCTGTGGTGTTCATGGTGGCACGTTAAATGGCACAGACACGAAAAAACCCAGCTGTCTAAAATGTAAATTCACTGGGTCCATTCCTTCATTTCTATAGAAACAGCAGAGCTTGCCAGTAGCTAACTCAAAGGAGATGTATCCAGATCCTTGTATCAAGTACTTTCTTGCACAACTgaccacaaaaaataaaaaaaatatcacaacccccaaaaaaactgACAAGAATACCATGGAAACTGTGGAGCACAGCATATGGACTTAATTAGTAGCTATGAGATCACACGTATGGTACAGAACACATATGGGGCATGTGCTCCAGAGGGGAAGGGTTATGGCTGAGTATTTATAACACAAACTGCTAACGTGCTGCTCTCACGTGGTTTTGCAAATCAAAACCTGTGCAAGGGCTGTATTGCTctgccaggctctgcctgcagcccctgcactgctggcacTGGGGATGGAGAGCCAGCAGAAGCGAAGCTCAAGCCCACTTCCCCCATGGAAAAGCCTCCTCAGGATGGCAAGAGTCACAGTAGGCTTTGTGGGTACCCCTCCGGCCAGCTCCTCTGAGCACCCCCAAAGTCCAATGAGGTACTGCCTGGGATGGCCAACACCTCCTGAAGTATGGGCAGCTGCACAGGGTGGTGGGTTTggcccctgcctggctgcttgactcactgctgcagctctttgtCACTGCCTGAGCTCCGCTGGCTTCCCGGTGACATCGTACCATCCCAGTGATGTCACCTTACTGCAGTAACATCTCAGTGACATCAGGCATGTGGGGCAAGCAATATCCCCTTTTGTCCCTAGCTGAGGGACATAAAGAAAGGGTCCCCATCCCAAAGAGCTGAACCCATAcccagggaagggcaggcaaAGGGTAACCCCCTGGGCAGCCCTAAGCCCCCCCAGGggtgccctgctgccccccaagGCCCCACACATGGGGCTGTTGGCTGCTCCCAGAGCTGCTCGCTCAGGGCGATGAGAGGTTTTTATTTCCCTTACCAGCACTGTCACCTGATTGCTAACTGGGAAATAAAGTCACACCCATTAATCAGGAGTCCCTAATAAACACCAGCCTGCAATAAGTAATTGAAGTGCCCGTCCTGTGGCAAGGCTGGATCAGCACTTTGGCTGTTCCGGAGCCGTTGCTGACCGAGGCACAGCAGCCACCCCCGGGACGCCTGGCTGGCCTGCGGCATCGGAAATGCAGCGGCTCGTGGGAGGGCACGGCTCTGGGCAGCGGAGGAGAAAGTGGCAGCGTGAGATCATAGAACCATCGAATCGGTGAGGTCGgcaaagacctttgagatcattgagtccagccgTTAAgctagcactgccaagcccatcactaaatcatgtccccaAGTGCTATATCTATACGACTTTcaaacatctccagggatggtgactccaccgcttccctgggcagtctgttccaatacttgaccaccctttccatgaaggcatttttcctaatatccaatctaaacctcttcTGGCATAGCTTGAGGCCCTTTTGtcttgtcctgctgcttgttacctgggagcagagaccgacccgcccctgcctacagcccctttCAGGTGATTGCagggagcaataaggtcccccctgagcctcctcctctccaggctgaacacccccagtttccccagccgccccccatcagACTGGTGccccggccccttccccagccccgttcccatctctggacacgctccagcccctccacgtccctcccgcagcgaggggcccagagcCGGACACGGGACTCGcagtgcagcctcaccagtgctgagcacagcgGGACGATCGccgccctggtcctgctggccacactgctggggacaccagccaggctgctgttggcctcttggccacctgggcacactgggggctcctgcccagcggctgctgcccagcccccccggccctttcccgccgggcagttcccagccccctgccccagcccgcagctgccgggggctggtgtgacccccgggcagggcccggcactgacCCCGCTGAACCTCACACTGgtggcctcggcccctcggcccggctgcccagcccccccacagagccccccgccccccagcagGCCAGCGctcccccccagcttggtggtgtctgcaaactgactgggggtgcactcgatcccctcgtccagatcatcCATAAAGACATTGaacagggctggccccagcgctgagccccGGGGAACATCGCtggtgcccagcaccagcaggatgaGACTCCATCCCACACCACGCTTTGGGCTCGGCCGCCCAGCCAGGGCCTCACCCAGCGCAGagcatccccatcccagccatgagcagccgggttctccaggagatgctgtgggagacaggatccaaaagctttactaaagtctaggtagacaccagccacagcctttccctcatccactaggcaggtctccttgtcatagaaggagattAGGTTcgtcaggcaggacctgccttttaTAACCCCACTCTGGCTGGGCCTGacccctggttgtcctgcacatgccacgTGATGGCACCCAGGGTGATCagctccataaccttccccagcaccgaggttGGGCTGACAGGgctgtagttccctggatcctccttccagcccttcttgtagatgggcatcacaccTGCTACCTTCCCGTCAGTTGGGACCTCCCCGGTTAGCCAGGACTGGTGACAAATGATGGAGGTTGGCTCGGTGAGCGCTGCCGCCAGCTCCCTCCGTgccctcgggtggatcccatccgGCCCCAGAGACCCGTGTGTGTCTgagtggtgtagcaggtcgctgaccatttccccttgggtTATGGgagcttcattctgctcctcatccccGCCTTCCAGCTCAGGGACCAAGTACCTGCAGAACAACcggtcttgctattaaagactgaggcaaaggaggCATTAAGTACTGTAGCCTTTTCCTCACCCTTTGTCCCTGTGTTTCCCTATCCAATAAAGGTTGGAGAatctccttagccctccttttgttgctaatgtatcCATATATCCATATATTTTCTATAGAGACATAAACCACCTGTGCACCATACTGAAGTGCTCTGCTGTGGATTGTGCCCCAGAGATGTGGCTCCAGCCTTCAGTATCAAACCTTCTGGCTTGTGAGCACCTGTCGGTGGGGCCTGGACCTCCCTGCTAGTGAGGACAGAGAGATGCGGGGTCCTCACGCCTCCCTGCAATAGGCAGGGCTGCCAGTGCGAATCCCTGGACCTCTGGGCATGGCTCTGATgttgcagggagctggggctccCGCGTGAGAAGCAGAGAGTCCAGCGCCAGGATCAGTGACAGCAGCCTTTGGAAAGTGGCCTGGTATTTCCACAAGCTGCCATGACCTCATTAACAGGCTGATTGCAGCTAAcgaagcaaaaccaaagcagagaaTCAGGGTGGTAACAGGAGAGCTCGGGCTGTGCGCTCCTCCCTGCGggctctgccctccctgctccGTGCCCGGGCTTCCAGGCCATGGCGAGTGGTGGAGCTGGGGTTGGGATTGCTGCTCAGGTGACTGAAGACCTGTtttgtgaaagcaaaagcaaaaagaagagggaaaagccTGGAGGGGGGTATGGGCCATCACTCCTACTTGTAGAATTTTGATGCTCTGCTTAAATGGcacccagcccctcctgcctgttTGCCAACATTTATCATAATATATgttgtatatatgtatatgttaaTAATCATATCATGGCTATGTTTGTAATAATAGTATAATTAATAAATAGCAAAGTATatgttaataataatatatGTTAATATGTTATATATAGTGGCAGTTCTCATCATGCCTGCAAGGTACGGAGAGTCTGTGTGCAGCTACCAGGGTCTGGCCCCCAGCCCATGTCCTGCAGGTAAggggggtgcaggaggggagccagggagagctgcagggCATCCCACATCCTTACGTGATCTCAGGCCTTTCCTTCGACCTCTGGACTTATAAATTCCCCCTCTTACATCTTGTGATAAGATCTGGGGGATGGGAATGTGGACAAGGGCCTCAGTTTCCTGAGATGTTTCGTTTTCAATTTCCTAAACACCAGCCTTCTGCCCCCAGAAACAGTGATTGAGAGGAAAGCTTGCACAGGGCAGACTGAGAAGTGCTAAAGCACTAGGAGGCAACCGCTGAGCACCCACTTTTCCTCCCCAGACTTGGATTGTAGATTCTCATGATTGCTTAAGACAGTCATAATTTTGGGGGAGCTGAATTTGCGTTTACAAGGCTTAAAATCAGCAGGGCCAGACTGCAGCTTTCCCTGCATCATGTACCCAGGGCAATGCAACACAATGTGCATCCAGCCCCCCTtgccccagcagcctccctgggtgctgtggcagcagcaccaccccAGCAAATCCCCTTCGGCACAGAGAGGGAAGCACACCTCTGCTGCCTGGAGATCTTGCCTGGCAAactgctgcagcctcagctgctggcagtcAAAAGCAAGTCATACACGGTCCCCAGCGATGGAGGGACAGGATCCTGCCCTTGGCTTCAGGGCTCTGTACAGCGTGGGCATCCACCCCTCTCCCACAGCCTGCCAGGCGCTGGGCTCACTGTAAAACACAGGGGTGCATGCCCTGTTCCTGCTTCGTCTGGCAATGCCCCTGGGTAGCAGCACAGACAGCCCTGCCAAACCCTTCAAAACCCAGGAGGAAGATACCAACTCTGTCTGGGCAGACCTTGATCAGTAGGCAGAGGCATGGACCTACCCTCCTGGTTGGGGCTAGCAGCAAGGAGCCACTTCACCCCACCAGCCTGGgtcccagcccctctcctgtgCTCCTCAGGGAGAGCGTCCCTTCCCTTCGCTCGCTGCCTCGGTGGACAGCACATTCTCACCTTGAGGGGACTGGAAATGGCAGCTGGAATGcgggctggaaaaaaaaaaaagaaagaaaaaaaaaaaaaagaaaatcttgaggCTTATCCAAACCTACTCATGTTTATATTGGAGCCTGTGAGTGACATCAGAGCAGGGAGAGTATAAACACCAGCAGGACCTATCCCGAGCTTTAAAACCTGCAAACTCTCCTCTGCCTTCAAACTGCCCGGGGGATGATGTGCTGAAGTGGCAGAGTGGAGAGCAGCATGAGGCTCCAGCTAGAGAagcagctcctcttcctctccctcctctgcatCCTCGCCAAGGTAAGGGAGACGGGACCCTGGGGCAGCTTTAGCCTTACTCGGGGAAGCACCTGGATCTTGCAAagtgggatgcagggaggaCTGGGGTGTTACGAGCCCAGTAGCTAACGCCGGCTGGCAGACAGGCTGTATTTCTGCAGTCGCACGGGGGCAGAGCTATGCTTGGGAGAGTTATTTGCGATTAAGCAGTGGGGTCTTAACGTTCCTGGGCCAAAGACGTTCGCTGGTGCAAGTccacagagcagagaggaatgAGAGCAATGTGCTCTGTTTGcttgccccatccctgcagccctcccagGGCGGTGGCATGCTCCCTGCGAGTGAGCGAGCAGCTCGGTGGtagcagctcctgcaggctcctttgtccctgcccaggctccCCAGCCTCTGCATTACTCAGCTCTCCCTGGGTTGCTCAAGCAAAGCTGGTGCCTCTGACAGAATTTGGGTTGtagtgattttattattttttttctcttggactCTGTGTGAAGATAGTTGCCTGTGTAGAGAACAGGAAAGTTGAAAAGTTTGGGGTATCTCAGCTCCAAGTTCTAATTTCTGCTTGAAACTCAAAGCAGACCTTCTGCAAGCAGGGACATCGTGGCAGCATCGTGCATATTTGACTCCTTTCCCAGACAGTTAAGATCTCTGACAGAAGCCACATTGTCATCTAAAGACAAGTTAATTAGAAAGAGCAGGGGAAAATGGGTTAATGGCTTGTTTAATCTTTCTAAAACATTGATTTGTAATAGCAGCCtcctgaaagatgaaaaatgccCTTGGCTGCCTGGGTAAGCTGTGATGGAGAAATGATTCCTGCTCCAGGCACTGATGAGTGCCTGGAGAATCACCAAGAGCCCTCGTGCCTCCAGCCCAAACCtggccaccacagccagtccttcagtccctgccaccacccccTCTGGTTTCTGCCACACTAATAATGCTGCTCATTGATAGAACTAAAACAAGACCCAGATTGCCCAGCCCATTTTGCATAGATTTTATCTTCAGTTGCTGGCACTAGTATTTCTACCGCCCCATAAAAAACATCTGAACTGCTGTGAATGGGGAACAGATAGCACACCAGTACCTACCATCTCTGTCTAACTGGTCATGTCAGACCTGATGATATTGGGAGAaagtaaaggagaaagaaaaccgTTGTCTAAAATCCATGTGGTCCAGCTGAACCCATCGATCTCTTGGCAGTCTCAGCAGTATTTGGACCAGCACAGGGATGCATTCTTTGATTGCGTGTTTGCTGAACTGCTGCCTGCGCTGCACTTGCTGGCCACGCAGCAAGCAAAGTGTGTGTGGTActgagcagcagggctgccgCAGGGCAGCTCAGAGCTTCTGTGTGGGGCTCACACACAGTCAGGCCAGGACTGGCAAAGAATTCACTTTCAAACTGCAGAGCTAACTCACTTGGCTTCAGGCTCTATATGTAACAGCCCTGTCAGATACGACATGATGGGAGCACAAGTGCTGCCTGCAAAAGCTGTCTGTGCCAGGGTAATTGTGCAAGCAGAATGAGCCGTGGCTATAAACACCTACCTGCCTGCGTGAACTCCTGCAGGCACATCCCTGGCAAACAATCGGCTGAGCAGGCAAACGACTGCAGTGCACAGCCCTGCCGGAGCAATTGCTCAGTCTAGCTAGGAGGGGAaatgcagctcccagccctcgAAAAAGTGCCTATCTCAGGGCTCCTCGCCCAGTGGCCAGGCCAggcagaggatgctgcagccagggccaggcagaggatgctgcagccaggccaggcagaggaggcagctggaccaggaaggaaagcagtgaGGTTCGCTTGGCTTCAGCTCCCCCACAGCCGCTGCAATGCCCTGTTTCTTGGCTGTTAAGTCTGTTGGGAGTGGAGTGCTGTGCCCTCACCATGTGCATTCAGTCCCTGCAAAGCCGCGTCTCCAGCTGGGTGCAGCCCGCTGCCTCGGGGGCAGGCATGGGGGTGgctgctttccctccctttaAGGGGACTGCCAGCCCCTTAAATCACCACCACTGCATGGGGCATTCCCCTTGTAGTTCTGTTCTCCCCTGTGTATTCAAAGCAGTGGTGCATTTAAGTCCCCATCCTGCACGGTGCTGAGCATCCCTCATTCTCCCTGGTTTTCAATAGGTGCCCATCCACACTGTACCCTAAGGGGACAGTAGCTTTCCAGGCTGCTTTGCCGTATTCCCATGGATTCGCAGAGCCTCCCTCCACCGAAAATCTGCCCCCATGACTGAGAGAAGGTTACCTGGCTGTCCCAAGTGAAACAGCAGCCGTTAGCCAAAATCACAACCTGTATGGAACCAGCAATGGCTTTGCCTCCACAGGTGTGTGCCCAGCTGTGCCGGAGACCATGCTACTGCCCCTGGGTGCCACCCCGCTGCCCCCGTGGGTCCCCCCTGGTCCTGgatggctgtggctgctgtaaGATCTGCGCCCGGCGCCTGGGAGAGCCCTGCGATTTCCTCCACATCTGCGACCAGAGCCAGGGCCTCGTCTGTGACTACAGTGCGGTGCCCGCGGGGACAGGAGCCACCTGCAACTGTGAGCACAGGGGGTGCCCTCTCCCCCCAGGGATCACCCATTGCTCCCAGCCCATCGTGCACCCCAGCTCCAGCCGTGGCCCTGGCCAGCTCCAGGCATCCCATGGCATTTTCAGGGAAGAGGTTAAGGTCAGGAAAGCAGCTGTACTGAGGATGATGCTGGCAGCTTGGGcatggggctgtgctgcaggtccCACCAGCTCTCGTGCTGTTTACCATCTGGGGATGCAAGGTGGTTTGAGCAGGGATGGATGCGGGGgtcccagggatgctgcagtcACCCTGCCAGGGATGAAGCCTGGGAGTCCTGCAGAGCAATTCCAGATGCATTTTTTCTAGCCTGAAAACTCTGAAAGGCAGGGTCACAGCCAAAGGGCAGTGGGTTTCTCACCTGCCAGTGAGCTGttgctttgaaaaaacagagagaggaggaggcagggaaggggaggaggttCGGCAACGCACCTGCAAATCATGTCTGCCCCACTTCTGTCAGTCACTTCTGTGGCCCCCCAGTTCAGTCCCTTTATGCCAGCCCCACATTTCCCCCCAGCAGTCCCCTCTGCCATCCACATTTCTCTGTCACTTTGTCCCTAATGGATTCCCTGGCTGTCACTTGCAGTTGAAGATGGTGAGGAGGGCTGCGAGGTGAATGGCCGGGTCTATCGAGATGGGGAGGttttccagcccagctgcaaaCTCCAGTGCCGCTGCCTGGATGGGGGCTTCACCTGCATCCCACTCTGCCAGGAGGATGTGCGGCTGCCCACCCCGGACTGCCCCTACCCACGGCGCGTAGAGGTCCCAGGGAAGTGCTGCCCTGAGTGGATTTGTGAAGCCCGGGACCAGTACCTCCTCCGAGATGCTGGGGCAGGTAAGATGCAGGACGTGCCAGTGAAGGGATGCCCGCGCAGGTCTCTGGGGATGGTCCCTTCACCCCAGACTATGAACATCAACAGGAGACACCTTGCTACACGTTTCTCTGCCACGCAGGGCTACACTTTCAGGGCACATTGTACCTGGCCCCAACCAccctttttcccctcatctCTTTTCATCTAGCCCCTGGGGCAGCATCCCCACCGCTGCTGTACCCCTGCCAGGAGTGGGGTACAGAGTGGAGTGCCTGCTCGGCCACCTGCGGCGTGGGCTTTTCGACCCGCGTCTCCAACCAGAACCGTTACTGCAGGCTGGAGACTCAGAGGCGGCTCTGCATGGCCAGaccctgcccggctctgccgGCAGCATCCCTGGTGGTAAGTGAGGGCTTCGGTGAAGCTGGTGCCTCTGGCAACAGGTTTGCTTGTGAAAGGCAAATGCCAGCCAACATGAGCCAGGGGACCCTCGATGACCTGTGGGCACCCCATCACCTCTCCTCAGCCTTGAGCTGACCGTGTCTCAGGGACAGATAAACCACCTCCTGAAACTTCACTTGGAAAACAGATGATGGCAGGTGCAGACCTGAATTTTGGGGTCTCTGAATCCAAGAGTACTGTGGATCCCACATAACCCTGAGCCACAGGGGTGACCCTGCCCCTATGGCCAGAGGTGCACTTGCAGCTCCCACCTGGCTCCCTGGGTACACCTGAGAGGTGGCTCTGCCACCTTCAGCCAGCCTAGCACAGCCCCAGCGCGGACATGGTGCAAAAGCACCCTGTTCACACACACGCGGCGCGTTCTGGGGTCAGGCACCTGCACTGCCACATGCCCCTGCCCCCTAGATGTGGGGGACATGCCATCACCCTGCTCCATCTCCCCATCACTCTGTTTTACCTTTCCAGAGGGGAAAATGAGGTCGTTTGTAGCCATGCCCACCCCCATCGCATCCCAGAGCCAAGGCCTCGTCCCAGCAGAGTCTGGCACAAGCCCACGGCACTGTGGTTTTGGTGGAGATGGAGAATGTGTCCCTGAGGAAACTAGGGAAGAACTGATGGACTTTGGCTGCAAAGAAAGGTGGAAATAGAAAACAAGATCCCTGTGTCACCCAGCACCTGCCCCCTCTGTGCACCCCGCTGCTCCAGGCCGGGTTACTGGGCAGCATCCCCGAGTTTCTTAGGCTGAATGAAATGGGAAATGGGGAAACCCTTCCCTGAGCGTGAACTGACCCAAGAAACCAGGAATTGGTCCTTTCGCGGATCGGTGGGGCTTTTGGAGAGGTGATGCTGCTCCTCCACCGTGTCAcgcacacagctctgctctgcaggggctGTGAGAGAGACTGTCTCCAGGCACCTGGAAGCCCAAATCCCCAGGGGGAACCCTGACACCCTGCCCTTCCAGGGAAGGAGCAGGTACATCGGGCTGCACACCACAAGTCACCATCacaccaggctgagcagcttGACAGTGCACAAGCTCTGCCATCCCACGATATCCACTCCAGAgaccagcagctgcttcctgGGCATGGGCAGAGGCATCCTCCTGATGGCAGCTCTAATTCACCTTCCCCGCATCCCTCCAGAATAAACACAAACCTTCCTGCTCCGCCTggcctcctcctctccaaagCACTGGCGGTTTGGCAGGGCTTCGGCGAGCGAGGAGCTCAGACGCAGGAGACACCGCTCCACAGCACCAGACATACCGCCTGCCATCCAAGCACATACCCCACAAGCCAAggccaaaagaaaagcaggaaaaagagaaaacaaatcgCAAAGATGAGTCGGGGCCTCTCCCGAcgggctggagctgctccagctaTGCAAGAGTCGGCGCAGGAATGTTGCGAGCAGCTCTGCCTTGACTTTCTCACATGATCACGTCATTTCTCACAATCCTTCTGGGTGATTGAAAAATGAAACCCAAATGCCCTCTAACGGCCTCGCACAAGTGTGCAGAGGGAACGCGCATCCCATGGCAGGGCGAGAAGGGcaactggaaagcagcagtggtTTAGGTGACGTGTCCAGGCAAGATACAGACAGTTTAGATGTGTATTCGtggaactgaaaataaagatgtgCTCATCTAGGTGTGGAGCTTGTCTGAGCCTGTCTGTGCAGGGTAAGCCCGGCTCCGGTGAGCCCTCAGGAGCCCTGCTGCTCATGGCTagcttggctgctgcaggagaggtcTGACCCAGGATGGGGCAGCTTGGAAGCACCTCAATTCAGGCTGTTTAggataagaaaatgaaaagaaaagaaaaaaaaaagtgaatcaaagcactgaaaacattATTACAGTATATTATACCCTAGATTAAATTC encodes the following:
- the CCN5 gene encoding CCN family member 5 isoform X1; protein product: MRLQLEKQLLFLSLLCILAKVCAQLCRRPCYCPWVPPRCPRGSPLVLDGCGCCKICARRLGEPCDFLHICDQSQGLVCDYSAVPAGTGATCNFEDGEEGCEVNGRVYRDGEVFQPSCKLQCRCLDGGFTCIPLCQEDVRLPTPDCPYPRRVEVPGKCCPEWICEARDQYLLRDAGAAPGAASPPLLYPCQEWGTEWSACSATCGVGFSTRVSNQNRYCRLETQRRLCMARPCPALPAASLVLCSAGAVRETVSRHLEAQIPRGNPDTLPFQGRSRYIGLHTTSHHHTRLSSLTVHKLCHPTISTPETSSCFLGMGRGILLMAALIHLPRIPPE
- the CCN5 gene encoding CCN family member 5 isoform X2, whose product is MRLQLEKQLLFLSLLCILAKVCAQLCRRPCYCPWVPPRCPRGSPLVLDGCGCCKICARRLGEPCDFLHICDQSQGLVCDYSAVPAGTGATCNFEDGEEGCEVNGRVYRDGEVFQPSCKLQCRCLDGGFTCIPLCQEDVRLPTPDCPYPRRVEVPGKCCPEWICEARDQYLLRDAGAAPGAASPPLLYPCQEWGTEWSACSATCGVGFSTRVSNQNRYCRLETQRRLCMARPCPALPAASLVRGK
- the CCN5 gene encoding CCN family member 5 isoform X3, which gives rise to MRLQLEKQLLFLSLLCILAKVCAQLCRRPCYCPWVPPRCPRGSPLVLDGCGCCKICARRLGEPCDFLHICDQSQGLVCDYSAVPAGTGATCNFEDGEEGCEVNGRVYRDGEVFQPSCKLQCRCLDGGFTCIPLCQEDVRLPTPDCPYPRRVEVPGKCCPEWICEARDQYLLRDAGAAPGAASPPLLYPCQEWGTEWSACSATCGVGFSTRVSNQNRYCRLETQRRLCMARPCPALPAASLVGL